One part of the Arthrobacter tumbae genome encodes these proteins:
- a CDS encoding ABC transporter permease → MLTEQDYRVQVRDRPFSALYARNAKAVIARGLMATKSSNWLIMVSGFFEPVLYLISMGVGLGALVGTVVGPGGEEISYAAYIAPALLAVSAMNGAVYDSTWNVFFKMNFAKLYQGMLYTSLGPLDVAIGEIFLALLRGALYATGFTAVMGLMGLITTPWALLMVPASVLIAFGFASFGMGITSYMKTFQQMDWINFVMLPMFLFSATFYPLSVYPQGIQWFIQALPLWHGVELLRQLSIGIFTTATAIHVTYYLVMILVGMVLTTTRLRKLFLK, encoded by the coding sequence GTGCTGACCGAACAGGACTACCGGGTGCAGGTCAGGGACCGCCCTTTCAGCGCGCTCTATGCACGCAATGCCAAAGCGGTGATTGCCCGCGGCCTGATGGCAACGAAGAGCAGCAACTGGCTGATCATGGTGTCCGGGTTCTTCGAGCCGGTGCTCTACCTCATCTCCATGGGAGTGGGCCTGGGCGCACTGGTGGGCACCGTCGTCGGACCGGGTGGCGAGGAGATCAGTTACGCAGCCTATATAGCGCCGGCGCTCCTCGCGGTGTCGGCAATGAACGGCGCGGTGTATGACTCCACCTGGAACGTGTTCTTCAAAATGAATTTCGCGAAGCTGTACCAGGGCATGCTGTACACCTCGCTGGGGCCGCTGGATGTTGCCATCGGCGAGATCTTCCTCGCGCTTTTGCGGGGCGCCCTGTACGCCACGGGCTTCACGGCGGTCATGGGCCTGATGGGTCTGATCACCACGCCGTGGGCCCTGCTGATGGTTCCTGCTTCGGTGCTGATTGCTTTTGGCTTCGCCTCGTTCGGCATGGGTATCACCAGCTACATGAAGACCTTCCAGCAGATGGACTGGATCAACTTCGTGATGCTGCCCATGTTCCTGTTTTCGGCGACGTTCTACCCGTTGAGCGTGTACCCCCAGGGCATACAGTGGTTCATCCAGGCTCTTCCGCTCTGGCACGGCGTTGAACTGCTCCGACAACTCAGCATCGGGATCTTCACAACTGCAACGGCGATTCACGTCACCTACTACCTGGTGATGATCCTGGTCGGGATGGTCCTGACCACCACGCGCCTCCGGAAGCTGTTCCTGAAGTAG
- a CDS encoding VOC family protein: protein MIGKWHATVFDCSNTDQLASFYEDLLGMIRVQHDDNGWITIGDAPDRPALAFQQVEGYMPPRWPGQEIPQQVHLDIRVEDLDVAEQKVLALGATSLESGTGTYRVYLDPAGHPFCLVSW, encoded by the coding sequence ATGATTGGGAAATGGCACGCAACCGTCTTCGACTGCTCAAACACGGACCAGCTGGCGTCCTTCTATGAGGACCTGCTGGGCATGATCCGCGTCCAGCATGATGACAACGGGTGGATCACCATCGGTGATGCCCCGGATCGTCCGGCTCTGGCTTTCCAGCAGGTCGAGGGGTATATGCCGCCGAGGTGGCCGGGTCAGGAGATCCCGCAGCAGGTGCATCTCGATATCCGGGTGGAAGACCTCGACGTGGCGGAGCAGAAGGTGCTCGCACTGGGTGCTACCAGTCTGGAGTCGGGGACGGGGACCTACCGGGTCTATCTGGACCCGGCAGGGCACCCGTTCT